The Streptomyces sp. SS1-1 genome has a segment encoding these proteins:
- a CDS encoding alpha/beta fold hydrolase has product MLREVHTGDGRRLAVEISGDPGGSPVFLLHGTPGSRLGPAPRPMLLYHQRVRLITYDRPGYGPSDRLPGRRVAHVSQDVAAIADALGVERFAVVGRSGGGPHALACAALLPDRVTRAAVLVSLAPRDADGLDWFAGMTASNVNEYSKAEDGPDELADSLRKRSADIRSDPRKLLAQLRWELTESDLRVIADAGIRAMLLRNYQEALSVSADGWVDDALSFCAPWGFSPADITVPVLLWHGERDGFSPASHTKWLAERIPGGRAVLHPEEAHFASLRVLPDVFTWLVGGRSRLAADPV; this is encoded by the coding sequence ATGCTCAGAGAGGTGCACACGGGGGACGGGAGACGATTAGCCGTCGAGATCAGCGGAGATCCCGGCGGCTCACCCGTGTTCCTGCTGCACGGCACACCCGGCAGCCGGCTGGGGCCGGCGCCCCGGCCGATGCTGCTCTACCACCAGCGGGTCCGGCTCATCACCTACGACCGCCCCGGATACGGCCCCTCGGACCGGCTTCCGGGCCGCCGGGTCGCGCATGTCTCGCAGGACGTCGCGGCCATCGCGGACGCCCTGGGCGTGGAGCGTTTCGCGGTGGTCGGCCGCTCCGGCGGCGGCCCGCACGCCCTCGCCTGCGCGGCCCTGCTGCCGGATCGGGTGACCCGGGCCGCCGTCCTGGTCAGCCTCGCCCCACGGGACGCGGACGGCCTCGACTGGTTCGCGGGCATGACCGCCTCCAACGTCAACGAGTACTCCAAGGCCGAGGACGGTCCCGACGAGCTGGCGGACAGCCTGCGCAAACGGTCCGCCGACATCCGGTCCGATCCCCGCAAACTCCTGGCGCAACTCCGCTGGGAACTCACCGAGTCGGATCTGCGGGTGATCGCCGACGCGGGGATCCGGGCGATGCTGCTGCGCAACTACCAGGAGGCACTCAGCGTCTCCGCGGACGGCTGGGTGGACGACGCCCTGTCCTTCTGCGCGCCCTGGGGTTTCTCGCCGGCGGACATCACCGTGCCGGTGCTGCTGTGGCACGGTGAACGGGACGGTTTCTCCCCGGCCAGCCACACCAAGTGGCTGGCCGAGCGCATTCCCGGAGGGCGGGCCGTCCTGCACCCGGAGGAGGCGCACTTCGCCTCTCTGCGGGTCCTGCCGGACGTGTTCACCTGGCTGGTCGGCGGACGCTCCCGGCTGGCCGCCGACCCCGTCTGA